tattctatttttttcttccaaaataaaaagtgttatattttttttatttatagataaaagatGATACTTTctccgtttcaaaatagatgatgtttgataaagtttttgatgtttcaaaatagataatgttttgatatatttatattaattttagttttattgaaaagtgtgtaaccaatgatgttttatacttatttttaaGGATTGACCgaattaattttggtttatatttttaatattactttttagGAAAGAGAGTATTTTGGAACTGAGAGActattttttatactttattcTGTATTTAgaaattgatatttttaaaaaatacattagaacatattttatttctagtaaaaaaaaattatattttaaagaagaaaataacaaaaaaaaataattaagaaaaataataaaacacagTGGAGATGATATTAGAGTAACGACAATTGTATTTAGGTCTTGGCTTCGAGCATTGACTGTGATCCAATACTCTCCTCCTTTGTATTTTTGCTTATGTGACAAACTATCGACGCGACGACGACCAAGACTCATTGTAGTCTTCTTCCAAAGTCATCGATCTTTCTCTACATAATAGAACAAATCTGTCCTTTTGGATCTCTCGtttatttaaagtttatatcCAGCTGGTTTTGAAAACATGCATGCTCAAGTAAATtagttctttttcaaaaaaaaaaaaaaaaaaaagtaaattagttctctacctttttttttttaaaaaaaatagcttTCTATGACTTTTCTACTTTCACCCAAGttatactccatctgttttaTACTAagattgttttagtttttaaaatttatttcattataattattgttttatattttcaatgaaaatattaattattttttcaattttacttgTATTATCTTAACTCATTTATTAACATAGtcaaacaaaataatgtattatttagacacacacaaaaattaatatgtatgaaatatttttaaacatcatcacttaatatgaaacagataCAACACTTAATCTGAAAcaaatgaaatataatatttctctgATTTTCGATCTAACAAAATCAAACCAAATAATGTATTATTTAGACACACAAGAAAATTAAtaagtatgatttttttttaaacatcatcacttaatatgaaacagataCAACACTTAATCTGAAACATATGGAATAATATTTCTCTGTTTTCGATCCCCGGTTTACTTTTGTCTCATATTTTTTCCTCTTTGTTGATTATTCGTCTTAAGACTCTTAACTAAGCcaacaaaaaaatcattctattttctcaaaaaaaaaatataatatcttttCTCATTTATTCTTACTCAAATTATAACGTTAcaaggaaaacaaaaataattggcGGTCATAGATTCGAGTAGTAGTAATGTAATAACCAATGGGTAATAACTAGTTATTTTAATTTGCTTGCTTATGAATTTCGTTAGATTCAAGGCCAATTCAGCTGCTCCCATTCCCAGATTGGTTCAGTTAAACCATCCACCATGTCTGTGTCCACAGAGAGATCAACATGTTCTCCTCCTGACATGGAAATTTCTGGTGACGTTCCCACAATAAATGATGTCTCAGCAACTGCAGCATCATTTGTAAGCATTATCCCTGTCTGAAGAACTCCCACTGGGCGTCTATCAAAAGCTCTTGAGCTTCCTGATGTTATGTAGACACGACATAAACTGAATTCATGTCTCAACtacatttaaaaaagaaatattaatgaGTTTCTAACACTTTGTATCAAGAAtcgtattaaaaaaaactttatacatGCAACCTTAGGGATTGTggaaacgttgtctctatcgtCAAGGGCTTTGTACTCATTCATCTTCCATTTTGTTTTTCCTCCTGTTGGTGCTTTTCCGGTGTAGAAAACCATAGTTTTCTTGACTCCAATCATTCTGTTATCCTTGGAAAAGACTGGACCAGGTGATCCAGTTGCTTTCCAATACCCAGAACCAGTGGTTCTGCTCGGCCTGCCTCCTCTTGCTTCGCGCTCTTGTCTTGGCACAAAGAAGAACCATTGCTCAGCATCTCCTCGACATCTCTCTCCCGCAAGATCTGCAAACCCCCACAAAGAGGGTACGTTCCACAGACCACACACACAATCATTATCAcgagtttttattatttatattccaTAGGATGTTCAatcataataaatcaaatatatctGAATTAAACAGTACGTAAGACCgcggtgacaaaaaaaaaaacagtacgTAGAACCTTAATCTAAAAACCAAACAGCGTACTCTTACCATTAcgattaatgattttttatttatctcataTCTGAACCCGGAAAAATACACACAGAAGGAACCTTGGTTTACTTTGAAAACTAAAgatatatttaaccaaaaacTATTTTTCTGAAACAAGAAAACTGAGTAGCCTGAACCGAAGAATGgcaaatatatatacaacactAAAATAAAGAAGTCTACGTGCTACAAAACCTAACTTGTTTTATGCCGTTATGACTCAAGAAGTAATATTACGCCATAATGGAGGTTGAAGCTACATTTTCTAGTGAGGGTAGCGTACCTGGAAGATGACTAGGTTCGACCTCAAAGACATCTAGAACGGGAATGACACGGTGCATTGAGTCACCACTCCTTCCTTCGAGCTGGTTTCGTAGGTAGAACACAACCAGTTCGTCTTCCGTGGGATAGAAGCGAAACCCAGTTGTAAGGTCCTCCTCCATTTTTGTATGTGATAAAATAGACTTGCTACAAAAGGAAACCTCTGTATTGTAAATATGTTATGACAAATCTATCTGCTTCTTAAATATAGAACTCATAGACATTAAAGAAGGTGTTGAAGTAGTAGAGATTGGTTTCTCCGAGTGAAATGAGAAAAGTTCTACGCGTTTTAAGGTTTCTTTTATACTATATTTATTATTCCATTTTGTCGGATATTGTGAAAGACAAGGATgttcttgtgtgtgtgtgtatccGATTACTTTCGTTGTAATGTGTGTTTACTGTTTAGTAAGCTTTTTACGAGCCACGTACGCCAATTGAACGAGTCAAGCCTCGTCTTGGTGTCAAATTTCCGTCTCTTTTCTtacaccaaaaaacaaaaatcgtctCTTTTCCCTGACTTTTCTATATTTTCAATCCAGCTTGccaattttataatatagttatGTTTCTTTTAAGCAAATTCAAATTACTCGTACTTTATAGGTTTAATTCTGTTTCTAATTCCTAGTTTTATAGAAGACAATTTTCTTTGTCAAGATGTTCGTCATAtgtaatcccttatatattgagaaacattacatcattgttttgtagtcacgtgtcattatgaaaataaaattcagaattcttacagaaataggttggtccatcttaacttatattatactttttactaaactaactattaaattgataaataatataCAGAAGAATATTCTCACACtttacttaaataaaagctacagaattgtctaatatgattaacgtatatatgacaattaatgattatgaataataaatatttgataacaatttttgtatcttagcttttttttgtgtaattttatattattaaaaaatattaaacaactacattaatcatataataaaaaatgtacgatgttaaaaaattcaattttgggAGGTATATAGTAAAATTCCCATTGACAGCTAGTATTGTGAAATTAAAGTTTGTGTAACAATTTTTGTCATAGTTACAGATGGcacatttttttccttttttcttcgtCTGTGCAAATAGTCAAATACacgttatttatttatataaacattaaggcaattttgtttggatttttcttACTTATGATCGATCTTGCCAAAATAGATTGAATCTTCTAATCTATATATAAGCAGGCCTTTTCCCGGGATAGTGAACTTACAAAAGGAAAACATTGATCAGCTTTGTGATACCCTAGTCAACTGATATTTtaaatactctctccgtttctaaatagatgatgttttagggaGTTTtcgatgtttcaaaatagatgatattttcatatatcaatgcacttttcaactttatcaaaaactgtgtaaccaatgaTATTGTGTAGTATGTATGAGGCCtgagacttattatccgagatccggattcgatccgagatccgctccggatccgctccgaaaataggatatccggggtgcccggatccgaatccggatagtaaaatcttggatccgtgcaaaccgaatccggatccggatatcgtaatttttaggtccggatatccggatccggatccgtatttttaaaatacattaaatttttaaattttattaatatttatatttgatatattaatatttatacatgaattaatcttataatattatattttagttttacaatattataaacatatataaatatatttataaatatttaatttatgtattatattaaaaaaattagtattttttgttaaaaaaattaatattttttgttagaaaattaatattttttgttaaaaaattatttttaattattttgacggatccggatccggatccggatatccgcggataatagaatatccggatatccgcggataatagaatatcgagacggatatccgaaacccggatatccggaaaccacgaatccggatccggatattaaatccacggatccgaatccggatactctaaattttccggatatccggatccgtcccagAGCTAGTATGTATTGTGATTGGTtgaataacttttaatttatattttaataatactttTAAGATAAAAACAAGTTTTTTAATAGTCGTGCACAATGCTAAAATttcatgtattttgaaacagaagGGAGTATAAAACACTAGTTAGATAACGATTCAGTGCTTAGAGATGGGAATTTGTGCCACTGTACGTAAATCAAGGACCAGTTCGGAGAATTGGGGATACTATGATGAGTTTCATGTCCATGACTAGTATAGAACAGTTTCATCTCCTAAACTTAATTGGGCAGATATATAAATTAGGGGTTACCTACCTAAGTCCTAACCCGTCATTAAGGGTTTGtaatctaaaattatatatataaaacagagAGATGAACCAATACGGAAACTAAACACCATCATGGGTTGTTAGGTGAAACTTGAAAGTGTGTCCACATCAATAACTCGTTTTAAGTATGTTGCGATCTTAATTAATCTTAACCTATATACTTGAAAAATGGGCCACCCGAGACTCTTTCCTGAAGAAATGAGTGGCTTCGGTACTTTAAAACCTTTTGAGTTCGGTTCGATTCTgtttaagttttgaatttttttaggaCTGCAAATTAAAATCTTATGCGgaattaaaaattttagtttggaTTAGGTTCGAATTTTTGCGGGTTCAGTTTGTTCCTATACCcgtttaaattatgtaaacaaattaaaaatccaaatataatttcaaagtctcaaaattcaaaagtaataataattcacggcatataaatttgaataatgtatgttaaatattttgagTAGAGAACTAGTAGGTATTTGagatatttttgatattttgagtattttgaatatttttggataaattAAATCTATATAGCAttagatatatttaaatatttgatagtaGTTCCGATATTTTTGGATACTCAAAATATTTTGGGTTATATAGGACTTGGAACAAATTCTAAAGAAATACCATTTTGAATCTATTCGGATATGTTACGAGCTAAAAACTTTCGGGTTTGGTACAACCTTTTTAAATTAGATTCGGTTCAGTTTTTCGAATCCACGGTATTGTGCTTATCCTTAGTTTAAGATGGTTcattataaatatcaaactcaACTACTCAAGTTATTTGATAAACTTAGTTGAGGAGCGTTGATTCAGCTCAACGATGTGGGACTTTCGCGTTCTTTCGCCTTCGGTGATAAAAGAAAGGGCAAATCTTCAAAATAgcatatttctaagtttatgtcacaaaaatagcccttaaaaactaaaatgaccaaaatagcattttatcttttgaaaaatttaaattttttttatttttcaaaatttgaaatcttatcccaaaaccccactccccaactctaaaccctaaaacctaaactctaaacccgaaaccctaaactctaaaccttaaaccctaaatcttaaaccccacccttaactctaaactctaaaccctaaaccccgcccctaaactctaaactctaaaccctaaaccctaaaccctaaaccctaaatcataaatcctaaactccaccccttaactctaaaccctaatgtctaaattaatttaccattcgggtataagtgtatatttatctcttttgataaaacattaagtgatattttgatcatttttattcctagaagttatatttgtgacaaaaacttttttagtgctatcctagtcattttctctaaaagAAAACACAAGATTATTTTCTCcgtaacaaaaacaaagaaaagaaaagaaaagaaaataacaatactccgtttgtgtttcaaaacaaaaagaacaatATTCCGTTATGAATTATTTATTGGGTGGAAAattttccaaataatttgcGTGCTCGTGGGGTTTTGCAATACCGAATTTGCATTAAAGTTGTCAAACAAGTTGCGTGAGCAGTAAAAGTGACAAGAAAATAAGGTTAAGAAGACTTGACATGTAAGTAACTAGATTAATAGTCCAATCGAACATTGAATAAGTTGATTCATCACGATCGTCGAAGAAAGTTATAATCACCCAtgcaaagaaaataattatgcctgaaatttatttaaaaatttgagaGGAGCACggagtaatttatttttcattttatgaaaatacatgtCAAAGAAGAGTTTAGGAGtgattaatttttcttataacgACTTGCTAATAATATATTGTGCCATTTCGTTTGTAGATTTATAACGATTCCCCATCAAATTAAAATCTAGTTAGCGCATATGCATATacttttcaattatatatataagggAGTGATTATTAAggccatatatatttttgactcatatataataaataataaataattgtaatCATAAGATAGTAAGTGTTGCCCATTTCCCCCACTAATTAAGTTGGTTccagagaaaaaaaatactccGTATAAATTGGGTCAAGAGATAGTATAATGTGTTTCACGTGGGGAACGAAGACCTATTCCCGTGAAGGCTACAAGGTGACCATTGtgattagagtttttttttcatgtaaaCGAGATTCTTCATGTCATGCGTAGGGCCGTGTGGGTGTACATTTTGCAATAGTTGTATTCACAACACTCTCCAAAGGGTAGACTACTATGGAGTAAAAATTTAACCTTCATAGTTCCTTACGACCCAAGCCGCACCTCCAATCTTCTTTTTGCTATCCCAAGAGATACCAACGTTGCATTTGATCCAATACCAAGTCGAGGGAGTCCACatacaattttttcttttcttctgggCCGGCATGTGTTATAGTGCTGGGTTCAAACATTTTCAATAAACACTTCACTTAATTGTTCTTCACTTAGGTTTTTGAGTTCAACTATGGAACCAAATTGTGTTCAGTTTCTTGAGAACAAGACATTGCTTGCCACTGGCGCTTCCGGTTTCCTCGCTAATGATTAATAGTCCAATCGAACATTGAATAAGTTGATTCATCACGATCGTCGAAGAAAGTTATAATCACCCAtgcaaagaaaataattatgcctgaaatttatttaaaaatttgagaGGAGCACggagtaatttatttttcattttatgaaaatacatgtCAAAGAAGAGTTTAGGAGtgattaatttttcttataacgACTTGCTAATAATATATTGTGCCATTTCGTTTGTAGATTTATAACGATTCCCCATCAAATTAAAATCTAGTTAGCGCATATGCATATacttttcaattatatatataagggAGTGATTATTAAggccatatatatttttgactcatatataataaataataaataattgtaatCATAAGATAGTAAGTGTTGCCCATTTCCCCCACTAATTAAGTTGGTTccagagaaaaaaaatactccGTATAAATTGGGTCAAGAGATAGTATAATGTGTTTCACGTGGGGAACGAAGACCTATTCCCGTGAAGGCTACAAGGTGACCATTGtgattagagtttttttttcatgtaaaCGAGATTCTTCATGTCATGCGTAGGGCCGTGTGGGTGTACATTTTGCAATAGTTGTATTCACAACACTCTCCAAAGGGTAGACTACTATGGAGTAAAAATTTAACCTTCATAGTTCCTTACGACCCAAGCCGCACCTCCAATCTTCTCTTTGCTATCCCAAGAGATACCAACGTTGCATTTGATCCAATACCAAGTCGAGGGAGTCCACatacaattttttcttttcttctgggCCGGCATGTGTTATAGTGCTGGGTTCAAACATTTTCAATAAACACTTCACTTAATTGTTCTTCACTTAGGTTTTTGAGTTCAACTATGGAACCAAATTGTGTTCAGTTTCTTGAGAACAAGACATTGCTTGCCACTGGCGCTTCCGGTTTCCTCGCTAATGGTAATTCTTTGTTCAGTATTCTCCGTAGCTCCTGTATGCAAGAAATCAACCGACTAAACATTGGAGCaacattatttataataattccACTCGTGTAATTCgtaaataattttaagataCAAAGATAATTGTGCCACGGATATCAGATTTATTGATAaacaatattatttaacaaaataacaaaTGGTAAAAAAGTAACGAATAAAATAGCTGATACAGTACAAAAATGAGATTGGTTGCACTCAGAACCAACATTAAGGAAGGTAGGTACCTTTCAAACATGCGCTTATCAGAAATAAAAGCAAGTTTCCATTAGAGAGATCTCTTTTTTTGGTCGCTAACTACTACATCTACTAAATTTTGCTTTTAATATGAGAAGAAAAGTTTTGTAGGAATTGAGTTTTTGATAAAGGAGTAATTGAAGGTAGTTGTTAGTtggttgttgttgatgatgaagTTGTTGCAAATAGGAAGCATGGGCAATTAGTTGATTAACTCGAACAAGATCTGAatataaaaaagatttttaatagCAAGAAGATTTCGAACCACCATTGAGAAAGCGATAGAGAAACTAGCATATATCGAAAGGCATTATTCTTCGATAATATAAGCctagctaggataagacccgcgccttgcacggaattaagttattatttttattatattttggagaatgaaacaatagtttggcttcatttggattaggggtgttcaatccagatatcgggttggtttcgattcggttcggttttttcggtattttggttagtaaaatataactactattctaaatccatatttactttgactttagtctttcacatacttttgaaagatttcaactggacaactaaattgatcagccaatcttgttgctttaaatcattagtatatatatatatatattatttagtttgaatatttattaaataaaaattcatatgcgttgtattttatgatcatttgtaacttattataacaaaaaaataatctattgatcacaaaattttcagagtgagaatcttcaaatttctaataatatatagacgttttgaaaaattcaaaatataacatataagaaaaaatataaatgtttttattatatatttaatgtgatttttaatatcttttaataatataaaattaaaaaaagaactaagataccaaaattgttatcaaatatttattattcataataattaattttcatatatacgttaatcatattaggtaatttcgtagcttctaattaaggaaagtgcaaaaacaatatttggtagattatttatcaattcgaatattcgatagttagtttaataaaaaactagattttgacccgcgctttcaaagtgcgggtttatttttgttttttttttcaattgacaaatatttagtaaatgtcacattttcatatatttgtgttttattttataaaagacttaaaaattttatctttatttatcgtatttcattttaaatgactatttatgttaaaaaaattaaactttatttttttaatgaattaagttggtataactctgataaattaattttattatggggttaatattttaattaaaaaattatatacttttaataaagatttatacttttcaataaaaaaattcaattatttttatgaatgcttaaattatattaagaaaagaaaaaataataattaagaatagttgaaaaaaaattatttgaacttggactcaatggtccaaaggaaaaaaaaaggtgagaattgaatctgattttttaataggcccaaatggccccagagagatttgatttgggccGGATCCAtaaataatgacccaatatagatttgttattaatattacttaattgcccttaatgaaacatgcaatgttagggaaggaaacatgcccctaaggtaattatgacaataggatcctgctttaatagtatagatataatgtaagttaagatggaccaacctatttttttaagaatagtatattttatatagtcatttattaaatgagattttataatcatacacttctatgatcattcatatcgttttataactgaatatttaaatcatcgataacaaaattttcaatgtgaaatctttaataagtttataatttataaatgtttttgaaaattcattgaaaattttaatattaaaatatttatgtaatcttatggtatatagtttaatctctatatatatatatatatatatatgttttattattaaatgatattttttactcatatggttttaaaatcatgtgtatcttcttataatattaaataaaagttcatattaatacaattttatgatcatttgtaacttattatgacaaaaaaataatctattgatcacaaa
The window above is part of the Brassica napus cultivar Da-Ae chromosome C3, Da-Ae, whole genome shotgun sequence genome. Proteins encoded here:
- the LOC106385152 gene encoding NAC domain-containing protein 90; amino-acid sequence: MEEDLTTGFRFYPTEDELVVFYLRNQLEGRSGDSMHRVIPVLDVFEVEPSHLPDLAGERCRGDAEQWFFFVPRQEREARGGRPSRTTGSGYWKATGSPGPVFSKDNRMIGVKKTMVFYTGKAPTGGKTKWKMNEYKALDDRDNVSTIPKLRHEFSLCRVYITSGSSRAFDRRPVGVLQTGIMLTNDAAVAETSFIVGTSPEISMSGGEHVDLSVDTDMVDGLTEPIWEWEQLNWP